The Engystomops pustulosus chromosome 7, aEngPut4.maternal, whole genome shotgun sequence DNA window caCTTGGAAATGAAAAGACACCAAGAAATCCCCCGCCCCAGTCTCGGATCCATTGACTCACCTCGGACGTTTTACAGGTTCTTCAATTGGTTTTACGACCTGCCATCCGTCATTGGCAAATGTGATTCCACGGAATAGTTGTTGGTCACTTTCGGCAATGGGGTATTGTTTGCCTTCCGTGGAGGAGATGACATTGTCTAGTTTTTGGGATGTCATCGCTGGAGACTGTACAGATGGTAGAGACTGTAGAGATAAATTAATTAGTGATTAGATTGAAGGAACATCACAAATCTGCTCCCACAAACATCTTCTATGCATCCAATACTTACTGCTGGTGGTTGAAATGGTGGACAAGCAACCGCTCCCTCTATATCTTTCCAGTCCATGGTGGTGAAGAATGGATGCCTCCTGATGCGATTTACCGCTACCTGACGACTCTCTGGTGACTTGTTTAATAGCTGGAGGAATGCAATAAAGACATCAAACGTTAAGATAAAGTCTCTCGTAGGATCCACTACTCCATATATGGTCTATTCAGTCATATTCAGTGTTGGACtgccccaccagagtaccagaggatcctccggtgggccctggtacAACCCTACtgaacagtgttggactggcccaccaatgTACCAGAGGATCCTACGATGGGCCCTGGTACAACCCTACtgaacagtgttggactggcccaccaatgTACCAGAGGATCCTACGGTGGGCCCTGGTACAACCCTACtgaacagtgttggactggcccaccagcgTACCAgacgatcctccggtgggccctggtgcAACCCTACTGAACAGTGTAAGACTGGCCCACCAGGGTACCAgacgatcctccggtgggccctggtgcAACCCTACTgaacagtgtcagactggcccaccagagtaccagacgatcctccggtgggccctggtacAACCCTACtgaacagtgttggactggcccaccagagtaccagacgatcctccggtgggccctggctcaacccaataccgAACGGCAGAGGTGCAACAGAAAGCAACTCCATTTGGAAGCAGCTAGAATCTATTTCCCGGCAGATAATTAAGAGTAGGCCCCAAATGaactttctctggtgggcctaagataacccagtccgacactggtcatATTACATGTATTCACTGAGACATTGCATAGATACTCACCCCATCTATCAGGTGTTTGACTTGGATGTTGAGTCCTTCTGGGTAGACGGGGGCATCTTTGATCAGTGACTCTCTGAGTTTGTAACAATCTAGACCACCATAGAATGGATACTGTCCAGTGGCCATCAGATGAAACACCACACCGGCAGAGAACCAGTCCACTGCCGTGTTGTAGGGTAACTCTAGAAGAATCTGTAGAAAAAGGAAACGACATGGGTTACAACATTGTGTAGACACCACCAGTAGTGATGGAGATGTCCAGTcctggatgcagtgatacctcaGTAACATGTAGATGATCTCTTACCTCGGGAGCCATGTATTGTAGAGTCCCGGCAAATCCTGAAATCTTCTGATCTCCAAAGACGTTCATCACGGCAAGACCAAAATCCGCGATTTTCAGATGACCAGCGCTGTCCATTAAGATGTTATCTGGTTTTATGTCTCTGGTGGAGGAAagaggttatatatatataacaccagaTTTATTCTACCATAATAATATCTACAGGGGGTGTTAGGATGAGGGTCTAGGGACAGCCAGGACGAGTTATAGCGGGTCTATAGAGAAGAAGACCTTACCTGTGTATGATTCCTCTGCTGTGGAGGAACTGCAGCCCACAAGTGATTTCTGCTGCAAAAAACCTAAGGACAAAGACATAGAATAGTTCAACATCCAACATTTCATCCCCTCTACATACAAGAATAGTAATAAGAGCAGCAATGGCCATCTCCATCTCATACATGCATGTCCAATCTTACCTGGTGACTGGGATGGGGAATGGGCTGTGCTCTAGGATGATGTCACGTAGGTCTCCCCCGGAGATGTACTCCATGACGAAGAACATAAAGTCCTGGGGGAAAGACAAAGCAGATGATGGTGATTATTGTATCTACTAGATATTGGTGCTAGGATGACTGTAAATAATACCCAAATGTGTGAtttaggcacatttactaagggtctgttggACGCGTTTccggcgggtttcccgaatttttccgttttgccctgaattgccctgagtttttggcacacgcgctcGGTtcgtggcacatcagcgccggctttcatgctacacaaatcggggggcgtagccgttGGACAGGCTgattgattcggacaaaccgcggaattttaaaatcaaattgtgttgcaaagatcagcactcacatgcatcggaaagaaggtgaactccggtggacctcagcggggaagcgacacatgtatgaaattggacgcacgatcttagtgaatcgcggcagttcCGAACCcaggtcggacaacgcacagcagggatcgtgacgggacaggtaagtacatgtgccccaaagacTATTGAGGACAACATCATGTACTGTGTGCATGGGCTTCAGGTTTTGTGTGTCAGAATATAGGAGGGAACACAACAAAGATGTCTAGATGATGGATGTTGAGAGACTTACCTGAGTATGGAAAATGCTGTGAGCCTGGGTGAAGAGTGGACTCTTTGCAACCACCTCCAGGACCTTCCGCTCTACCAGGAGGTTTTCTCTCATACACCCAAGTAGATGCCTCTTCTTCACCATCTTCACTGCCAGTTGCTGTTGGCAGGAGCGATGTGTGGCCAACATGACCTGGAGGAGACAAAGCGTTAGATGAGACGTGATGTGGAGACATGGAGCGCAAATATTCCTGTAGTCTCCATATCACACACAAGGCAGACACCACCATAATCCCTAATACTTACTTTACCAAAATTGCCCTCTCCAAGAATTTTATGGAAGGTGAAGTTATCTGGTCCGGTCACTGTGATGGGGGTTACAGCTGGGGTTGTTCCTGGTAAAGAGAGAATATGTTATATTCCATTGCATTATTATACAGGAGTACAACAAGCTTACAGGAGATCATGAAGACATTGGGGAGGTGTGGTTTAGGTAGAAAGAGGAGTGGCTTGTCAACATTGGGCATGgtttaatatgcaaaaaaaatatgCCATCTTCTGTGTATTATATGCATCGAACTGTTGTAATCCCACTAAGTATCCATCACTCAGGAAAGAAGTGT harbors:
- the LOC140068828 gene encoding protein kinase C delta type-like, with translation MDLSVDLPRKRKGGKRDEAPRKKQRMETSKDGAKTKVASKRPGSLLMESTPNKRRREEMEKLSGTTPAVTPITVTGPDNFTFHKILGEGNFGKVMLATHRSCQQQLAVKMVKKRHLLGCMRENLLVERKVLEVVAKSPLFTQAHSIFHTQDFMFFVMEYISGGDLRDIILEHSPFPIPVTRFFAAEITCGLQFLHSRGIIHRDIKPDNILMDSAGHLKIADFGLAVMNVFGDQKISGFAGTLQYMAPEILLELPYNTAVDWFSAGVVFHLMATGQYPFYGGLDCYKLRESLIKDAPVYPEGLNIQVKHLIDGLLNKSPESRQVAVNRIRRHPFFTTMDWKDIEGAVACPPFQPPASLPSVQSPAMTSQKLDNVISSTEGKQYPIAESDQQLFRGITFANDGWQVVKPIEEPVKRPRTFGRIVRETFHRIWKRIKRWK